A section of the Chlamydiota bacterium genome encodes:
- a CDS encoding glutamate--tRNA ligase, translating into MTVNPSPAAPPRVRFAPSPTGHLHIGGARTALFNWLFARRLGGTFILRIEDTDLQRSTRESVDAIIDNLRWLGLDWDEGPILQSGRFPLYAPQAERLVAEGRAYRSDDRKGAKQAVILKKPEREIAVDDIVHGRMVFSPDAVGDLVLMKSDGTPTYNFACVVDDAAMGITHIIRGDDHVSNTPKQLLLYEALGLPVPLFAHVPLIMGPDGSRLSKRHGATSVGQFREEGILPEALVNFLALLGWSPGDDREIMSLSELIAAFSLERVNKKSAVFDTKKLEWLNMQYFKKRSAEEIARMALPHLAAYGLEPGAVSPGRLEEVVRLLGERFRTLRDLADKAHYFFADAPNIDPAAFRKHIRREGSAEILADVAARLEALDGFTPEAIERELRAVSAARGVKAGAVMQPVRVAVCGRAETPSIFETLVLVGKEKVLGRLRRAPLLEIPDGAPEGERRAP; encoded by the coding sequence ATGACCGTGAACCCGTCTCCCGCCGCCCCGCCGCGCGTCCGCTTCGCCCCCAGCCCGACCGGGCACCTCCATATCGGGGGCGCACGGACGGCGCTCTTCAACTGGCTCTTCGCGCGCCGCCTCGGCGGGACCTTCATCCTCCGCATCGAAGACACCGACCTCCAGCGCTCGACGCGGGAGTCGGTGGACGCCATCATCGACAACCTCCGTTGGCTCGGGCTCGACTGGGACGAGGGGCCGATCCTCCAGTCCGGCCGCTTCCCCCTCTACGCCCCGCAGGCCGAGCGCCTGGTCGCGGAGGGGAGGGCGTACCGCTCCGACGACAGGAAGGGCGCGAAACAGGCCGTCATTTTGAAGAAGCCGGAGCGGGAGATCGCGGTGGACGACATCGTCCACGGAAGGATGGTCTTCTCCCCCGACGCGGTCGGCGACCTTGTGCTGATGAAGTCCGACGGCACCCCGACCTACAACTTCGCCTGCGTGGTCGACGACGCGGCGATGGGGATCACGCACATCATCCGCGGCGACGACCATGTGAGCAACACCCCCAAGCAACTCCTCCTGTACGAGGCGCTCGGGCTTCCCGTCCCGCTCTTCGCGCACGTGCCGCTCATCATGGGCCCCGACGGGTCGCGCCTGAGCAAACGGCACGGGGCGACCTCCGTCGGGCAGTTCCGCGAGGAGGGGATCCTCCCCGAGGCGCTCGTGAACTTCCTCGCCCTCCTCGGCTGGTCCCCCGGCGACGACCGCGAGATCATGTCGCTTTCGGAGCTGATCGCGGCCTTCTCGCTCGAGCGGGTGAACAAGAAGAGCGCGGTCTTCGACACGAAGAAGCTCGAGTGGCTGAACATGCAGTACTTCAAGAAGCGGTCGGCGGAGGAGATCGCGCGCATGGCGCTGCCGCACCTGGCGGCGTACGGCCTGGAGCCCGGCGCGGTCTCCCCGGGGCGGCTGGAGGAGGTGGTCCGCCTGCTCGGGGAGAGGTTCAGGACGCTCCGGGACCTTGCGGACAAGGCGCACTACTTCTTTGCCGACGCGCCGAACATCGATCCGGCGGCGTTCCGGAAGCATATCCGCAGGGAGGGCTCCGCGGAGATCCTCGCGGACGTGGCCGCCCGGTTGGAGGCGCTCGACGGCTTCACCCCGGAGGCGATCGAGCGCGAACTGCGCGCCGTGAGCGCCGCGCGCGGCGTGAAGGCGGGGGCGGTGATGCAGCCGGTGCGCGTGGCGGTGTGCGGGCGCGCGGAGACGCCAAGCATCTTCGAGACGCTGGTCCTCGTCGGGAAGGAGAAGGTCCTCGGCCGTCTGCGGCGGGCCCCCCTCCTCGAAATCCCCGACGGGGCCCCGGAAGGGGAGCGGCGGGCGCCATGA
- a CDS encoding 2-oxoacid:ferredoxin oxidoreductase subunit gamma — MKEERVIIAGFGGQGIMFMGKLLCYAGMLEGKQVTYMPSYGAEVRGGTAYCNVIISAEEIASPVVAEPTSAIIMNLPSLVKFEPMLLKKGLLVVNSSLVSRPPKRKDLEVIAIQATGIADGLGNTRVANMVALGAYLAKRDSVGIETALAAVEEMLPPYRQHLVEINRRALREGKGFVESRSSDALWSKISRGFGFG, encoded by the coding sequence ATGAAGGAAGAGCGGGTCATCATCGCCGGCTTCGGCGGGCAGGGGATCATGTTCATGGGGAAGCTCCTCTGCTACGCGGGGATGCTGGAGGGGAAACAGGTCACCTACATGCCCTCCTACGGGGCGGAGGTCCGCGGCGGGACCGCCTACTGCAACGTGATCATCTCCGCCGAAGAGATCGCCTCGCCGGTCGTCGCCGAACCGACCTCCGCGATCATCATGAACCTCCCGTCGCTCGTCAAGTTCGAGCCGATGCTCCTGAAGAAGGGGCTCCTCGTCGTGAATTCGTCCCTCGTCTCCCGGCCCCCGAAACGCAAGGACCTCGAGGTGATCGCCATCCAGGCCACGGGCATCGCCGACGGCCTCGGGAATACCCGCGTGGCCAACATGGTCGCCCTGGGGGCGTACCTGGCCAAGCGCGATAGCGTCGGGATCGAAACCGCCCTCGCCGCGGTCGAGGAGATGCTCCCCCCCTACCGCCAGCACCTCGTCGAGATCAATCGCCGGGCGCTGCGCGAGGGGAAGGGGTTTGTCGAGTCCCGGAGCTCCGACGCCCTCTGGAGCAAGATCAGCCGCGGCTTCGGGTTCGGATGA